One Anguilla rostrata isolate EN2019 chromosome 15, ASM1855537v3, whole genome shotgun sequence genomic window, aaaaaaaaggtCCAAAGCTTGTTACTAGGTGGTAACCAGTAGGTACCCTACATACAATTGTACCCCTAGCAAGCAGTCGGcctatataaaacattttttttgcttgtaaaaggtacttattcGTATCCAAgtagaacattattgtactttcagggtacatttgggaaatttgttcctgaaagtacaaaaatgtacctttgtggacctttatttctgagattGTAGCACACCAGGTAGCTCTTGAGATGTGCTTAGCAGCTATACCACCTTCTTTCTGCCTTCTCTGTAACTAAGAATGGTCAGACGTGAGTAATTGAGCACAAAGGAGAGATAGCTTGCTGAAAAGCGGTGATACTAAAAATTTTAGTTCGCTGGGTTAAatgaagatttttattttatttttaaaaactgtctcATTTTACTGGTAAAATGAATGTGTCTGCCATGTTTGTTCTGGCCAATGCAAGATGGGTTTCAACCAGGCCACGTGAATATCCATAAGAGTCAGTTTATGATCAAGGACAAAGTTATATAAAGGCTGAAAGTTTAAGGCTATATACATCCCTATATCTAGCTACTACTCAAAGGTTGCCATTGCACATTGGTGGttggtgaggtgagttccccctcatcactataaagcactttgagcgttcggagAGGTGCTATATAGCCTAATGCAATGATTAATTACAATAGAAACATTGGCTTTCATCAGACTGGTTAAAAATGGTTCATTTGTAACCATAAGTATattctgtatataaatattaatatgaacGCCAAGTGTTTCACAATGTgtttacatagcctacatttgcCATCACCgaacatttaatttacatttgctTGCAGGGATTACCTTAACCTGGGCGAGCTAGTGCTCTCAATATACGGTATGACAGTAAACATGACCAAATCATGCCTAGAAGTGCAAATGTTGTTATGAGTTTTCAGCGACAGGCCGATATTGAACTGGAATGttgctgttcacacacacagacagacacgcgcgcgcgcgtttTTACGACAAAAATATTCTTAGAccacaaatgtataaaatgatttggataataataataaacatgtatCAATAACTCGAGCGCTTCCAAGTAATTTGGCTTGCCTGCCGGTAACTGGTTACACAACTGTTGTATCATTATATAAGGAGGAATATAACAGACCAATGAGTCCGTTTCCTGAACGTCACGTGGTACATGCTTGTACAATACAGGATTTTACACTGGCTTCCTCGTAGTGTGTAGCTGTTATGGGAAGATTGGACCAGATGGATGACCTGGGCGTTTTCATTTAGTTTGCTTACTTAGCGCGTCATAGCCAACTTAATATTAGCATATAGCAGATATGTTATTTCCACTCTTAAGGTAACACACTCAGAGGATAGGCAGTCCGTCCGTGAAGTCATTTAGCTTGGAATGTAAGTTAAGTTAAGGTCATAGCTAATGAAATTCATTGTATTACGTTAGGGAGCTAGCTATCTTAGGAAGCAGTGTAATTGATCATTGTGGTTCAGCTGAATTGACTAGTAAAACTAGTTTATGCTATATGCTAGCGAGCGTCTTCGCTCGTTTTGATGAGTCTATATCATCGTGATTCATTACCGGCAGAAACTCGATTTGCACAGATGATATGCAGGTAAAATGTATTCGTTAAATCAAGCTACTTGACGGCGGGAGGAATAGGTTCTGATAACTTTTCTACAGATCGCTAAGtaataacatatttatgaaaattgaACGATTTTATAATGACAATGGTCGTGGTAAAAAGGCTTTTTTCGACAGTCAAATTCTTTCATTTGTAACGTCACCTATCTAAAGAAGATGACGGAGACAGGAATTCAAAACCATACAGAAGTATTCATACACGAAACCTCCAAACGTGAAGCGATGGGTTTGTGTCCAGAAATGCTGGAGGTGGCAGAGGAGGCTTGCAGGGCAGGAGATTTCGACCTCGCTGCAGAGATCTACGCCTCTCAGCTTGCAGATGTCCCTCAGCCGGATCGGGGACTCTGTCTGCGTAAAGCGGACGCGCTTGCTAGATGTGGGCGCTTTGCCGAGGCACTGGACTCCTACTATGTCGCTGCTAAACTGAAGAGGCTGTGGCCGGATGAGCTGGGATTTCTAGTCGAAAGTATCGCGCGCAGTCTACGTGAACAAGAACTGGTCGTCGGGAGAGagttcatttacaaaaaaagcgTAAAGTCAAAAAGTTGCGAGGAAACAGGGATCAAAACAATTTGCAAAGCAAGCGGTGGTGGAAGCACTGAAGATGTTGGATATGCGCTTGAGGACGATCAGTCCCTTGACCTGTTTTCTTGTCGGCTTTGCAAGTGGTTGTTGTCTGAACCTGCTACGTTACACTGCGGACATACATTCTGCAAACGGTGCCTGGAGAATGACGGCGTTAACGAATGTCCAGTTTGCAAATTTAAACTGCGAAAAAATAATGGACTGTTGCATTCTACAGGGTTTAGAGTAAATGTGGTCCTCTGCAGTTTGTTAGACAAATGGTTCAATTCCGAAAGTAAGGCAAGGCGATGCTGGCAAGAGGGAGAAGACTTGTGGAAGAAGGGGGACCTCTCCGACGCCTTGGAGAAGTATAATAAAGCAGTGGAACTAGGTGAGCGATTTGCACAAACTTTGATTTATTGAAAATTTTATGTATCATGTTATGCATGTTGTCTCCTAGCGATTAAAATCAATTTTGCCATTTATTCTTATGTTCATACTGCGACCTTTTTCCCGAAATTCGAGTGGACTGGGCAGTGGGTGACCTACTTTCCTCTCTGCAACCTAAATTCCAACGCTATGGGCGGTGTAGTATCAACTTGAAcacatttatcatttgttttgtgGGAAAGTGCCAAATGTCTATGTTTTAGTTGCGGAACCGACAACCTGGTTACACGCTATGGTCAAATATATTTATACCCGCTATGGTTACTCAGCAGCGACCTTCAGTGATGCGTTCGTATTAGATTTTTGAGCAGTGTTTTCTCGGTAGTTTATTCTGTCAGGAGCCCTAGTGATCGGTACAGATCAAAATAATGTTATATATGTACATCTCTTAACTAACTAGTTTGAAACATATTGACATTGGTATCAGTCTTGTCTGAGAAGTCATTATAGCCTATTTTCCCAGTATTTCCTAATCCATGCCCATCCTCCTTTAAAATGGTTTTCTGAATGATGCATGTGCATTTGAGCTTTGTAAAACGGGGCATGTTGGAAGTTCACATTGCCTACTGGGTTTGGTGATGGGCATGGCTATATGTACGCTTAAAGGAAAGAGGTAGAACGACATAAGAAAGGGCAATAAAAGATCATCGCTAAGCGTTGCTAACTGGAGTTTTTTACACTCATGTACCTTGTTTGGCCAGcaaagtacattacattagcaaAGTAGCATCAGAGtcccttagttttttttttcctttcctctcaTCAGAAATGCATGAATTCAGGCTAATTAGCCTCGTGTCATTTGAAGGGAGAGTATGGCCCGGTCCTGATTAACCTCCTAAGCACTCCACTGGGTCAGAGAGGATTTCCTGTTCCTTGTTATGAGTTGACTAATTATTCACTATGGAAATGGTGCTGATTATGAAGTCAGCACTACACCGGTCATCTGCCCATGACAGGCATGCCGTGTAAGAAGACTGCGCGGATTGCATTTGACGGGTCCTTTAGTCCCCCTGGAGGGGGGCGTGAGAAGTTTCTCGCTCAGCAAGCGATTAAGCGCCCTGCtctcagctcagctggtgggGCTGACCTCATTTTGCACTTGGACATCAGCTGCTGGGAAGGGACCATCATGGGATAATTGTTCTCTTTCAACCCAGAACCCAGAGAGTAGcttttttaacccccccccccccaaaaaaaaaaacccattaactGTTTTCAAATATTAACTAGTTTCAGGGTACTTTTTCAGCTGCTTGGAGTTTTAAGTGAAAATGTCTAGCCTATACACAGAAGATTTTTAGTTTCTCACTTTTGGCTGATTGCCAGATTATGACTTAAAATAGCATAAAGACCCATGCACATCAGTGAGGCCTACTTCTCTTTAGTGTCAGGCACATGGATGCTTGTCATCTGTCTGGTAGCCCATAGGTCAGGGAAAGGCATGAGGTGTCTGTCCCTTCCAGAGTTACATCATCATGCATTTGGATACCCTTTAGTGTATTTAGTGTGTTTTTATGGGTGGGGAGTTGATGTGACTTCATGATGAAAAGCTTGTGCTGTTCATTGAAAGACTGCTCCCACGGTGCTGTTGCTTGACTAGTTCATTTCTTTACTCAaacttttttctcccttttgactCCTCCCCCAGTCCCCTCTGACTGCAGGCTGATTGGTCGGCGTGCTGAACTCCACGTTACCATGAAGAACTTCACTCAGGCCATTCAGGATGGGGACAGCGTGTGCCAACTCCAACCCCTGTGGCCCAAGGTGACTGTGGGTGGGGGCATTGTTTCACATGAGCATGTGACTTGGGGGACTAATGGCAGCAGCCATGCTGAATATAGTCTGGAATGCATACACTGGGGGAAAAGCAATACACTTAAGAATAgtgatacatccagaggatcatcagaccctacacaccagccagacctctccgttctgccacctctggacgcttggcacctccccctcttcgtatCTGTACTTCCcactcccgtctgctgtctgtcctggcccctcgctggtggaatgacctccctgtggcagtcagaacagcagagaatctgactaccttcaaacgcatactaaagactcatctcttcaggctgcacctctccccacccctccctagcctatagtttagctcaatgtacctagttaggctaatacgatcacgttagtttttatttggcaggattgtttttgtcagaTTCTGATtgggcaaatgtgatttcagtactagtttgtacttggcaggattgtttgtttgtttgctgaacaggttaccctacagggttggagtcctgatctatgtggtcacttctggcactacgatctttacttcactctagtgtgtttcttttgcacctctgcaccttgaactaatgcacttgttgtacatcgctctggataagagcgtctgctaaatgcctgtaatgtaaaaaatgtaatgattacAGAGACCAACGGTAGACGAAGTTAACGCTAGATTGTGTTCATTATCTGGTTTGTAGGCATCTCTGTCTAGGTTGATGTATTGCACATTATACTCTTGAACATCTCACTCACTAAACCAATTCAGACAGATTTGTGTTCTGTCACCTTGAGTTCAGCTCTCTggtgctttccccccccctgaGTCCAGTGCTCTGGCCGCTTAGGGGGTGAAAGTATTGTCTTGATTTTTGGTTTGTGAGATGATGCCATGTGTAACTCACGCTCCTGGGGTGTTAAagtgctgctgtttgtgtgcgcaGGGCCGCTGTGTGAAGGCTGCTGCCCTGAGCGCCGCCGGGCTGAAGGTGGAAGCCCTGCAGGAATACCTCCTCTGTGTGGCGCTGTGGCCGGAGTGGACTTCAGTCAAGCAGGAGGCCCAGAAGGTAAATCTACCTCTTTCTGtcttctacctctctctctctctttctctctctctcttccctccccctctctttttctctctctccctctcgcctgCATGTGTGAGAACTGTtctgttctcttcctctccacccTTCTCTCCACCCTGCCTATCTGCTGTACTGCTTGAAGGCAATAAGCTGACTTTAGCAGAATTACACCAAAGACTTTCCAGGACTCCTTCAGCGAGCCTCATCTGTGCCAGATTTAGCGTGGGTGACCCTCCCTGAACCCATGACCGTCCCTGAAGCCGAGCGTGACCTGGGcttttcctctctgtttccGGCAGATACTGAGCGAGATGTTCTCCTCGGCGTTTGAGAGCGATGGTCTGATCGCTCCTCTGCGACCTCACCAGgcttcctccttctccctcccgctcaagacctcctctctcctggGCCACCTCCACCCCTATAAACAGACTCTCAGCATGGGGGCTGGTTCCTCCAAGGTAAGATCGCCCATCACGCCtcttaaatacacacacaacttcTGCACGCTCACTCTACCTCTGCACATACAGTGGGGGGCAAAATTCGGACTGCCAAGTCCtaggtgtttttatttcatatttcatgtagAATTATGTTTAGACCGCAGTAGCATAAACCTCCTGCCTGTGTGGTGTGGTTATCCCAGGAGCCTGGCCTCTGCCCGTGTGACTGCCTCGGTGGCTGTGGTGGGCTGGATATCCTAAAGTTGCAGTCCGCTCTGAGCATACTGCAATCCCCCTTCAAGGACACCCAGACCCTGACGTCCATCCTGTCCGGGCTCCCCGCCCCTACGAGTCTCAAGAGGAAATGTCCTGGTGACTCCCCCGGCTTCGCCCCCCCCACAAAAGTCCTTAAAACAGGTACAGGTCTCCACTCGCATTAAGCAATGTGTAGTATGAGCAAAGTTCTACTGGTGATTCGGTCATGCCAATAttcttagctgtgtgtgtgttctcagagTGAAgctgttgtgtgtatttgtatgttctCAGAGTGAAgctgttgtgtgtatttgtatgttctCAGAGTGAAGctgatgtgtgtatttgtgtgttctcAGAGTGAAGctgatgtgtgtatttgtatgttctCAGAGTGAAGctgatgtgtgtatttgtatgttctCAGAGTGAAGctgatgtgtgtatttgtatgttctCAGAGTGAAgctgttgtgtgtatttgtatgttctCAGAGTGAAGCTGTTGTGTGTATTCGTATGTTCTCAGAGTGAAGCTGatgtgtgtattcgtgtgtTCTCAGGTGTTCCCTGCTTACCTGAGAGGCCGGCTGCGTGCTCTGGGCTCAGGGAGGTCCCCCTTCAGCTGCTAGACAGTGCTGATATGGAGTGCTCCCTCTGTATGAGGTAAAGCATGTCCAGCCTGTAAACTTGCAGGAGTCTTATAGCATATTATAATACAGTGGTAGTGTCATGGGTAAGAAACTGGGGATTTAAcctaaaggttacaggtttgattcGCAGACAGGACACTGTTGAAGTACCCTTgagcttcagtaaatatccagctgtataaatggatactatgtaaaaatgcagtTGCGTAAGCAGCTCTGGATAAtgccggtaatgtaatgtaattatgtaatgtaTGCTCTGAgatgtaattatgtaattatgttaTGTAATTATTCCCTTTTCTTCTCGCCGTTCTCACAGGCTGTTCTACGAACCTGTGCTCACGCCCTGTGGACACACCTTCTGCTTGAGTTGCCTGGAGCGCTGCCTGGACCACAGCCCCGCCTGTCCGCTGTGCAAGGAGAGCCTGTCAGAGGTAGAGATCCACAGATAGATACGCCCGCCTGGCCCGTATTGTACCAGAAAAGGACACATTGGCCAGGTCTAGAGGCATTGATTGGCTCATTTCATGACAGATGTTGCCCATGTGAAGATGTGGGCAACACTATGCGGGCAACACTAGGCTTGCAGTATAGCTCACAGAGCTGAACATCATGTTCAAGATGGGGAGAGAATTCACAGCATTTCTGTGTCCCTTAAATGCGATTTTAAAATCAACATGATTTGGAATGAGCACGTTGTGTTTTCAGAACtcagttgtcattttttaatggctttttttacatttaaatttcataACTTTATCCAGGAAATTTTTGTGTTCGTCAAGACACCCTATGAGAGTCTCAATACcggtttgtgttttgtgtttgtgtgcgtttgtggatgtttgtgtgcgtgtgcgtatgtttatgtgtgggtGCATTTCAGtacctggccactagggggtaTAAGAAGACGGTGCTGATGGAAGAGATTCTGCAGCGCTATCTGTCTGATGAACTCAGCGAGAGGAAGAAGGTCCATGAGGAGGAGCTGAAAGAGCTGGCAAAGTGAGTCAGCTACGCCCACATCCCTCCACATGTCAATCCTCTACCTGCTCCCTGTATGGCCATTTAACCTTTGTGCTGTCCtcgggtcaaaaatgacccttTTCTGAGTTTAACTGCAGTGAAAACCCCATAAATGTAAGTTTTTCAACACAATCAAAGTTAAGCACCAGACATCTATTGCTGCAAAAAAGCAATTATAAgatttgtgttttgtagtaAAAACTAATGGTGCAGACTGAATAAATACAGTCTCTCTGGACTGTGTTGTAGGAAAACAGTTATTCATCGAATATTCTGTTCGTCTTACTCTGGTCTAATTGCACATGCTCCCGTTTTCTCATTGACAGCCTGAACCAGGAGGTTCCCATCTTTGTTTGCACGACggcatttcccacaatcccttgcCCGCTGCACGTCTTTGAGCCACGCTACCGCCTCATGATCCGCAGGTCCATGGAGACGGGAACCAGGCAGTTTGGGATGTGCATTGctgatgagctgaaggggtgaGTGTGGACTTGtgccgtggtggtggtactggtgttaatcagtttaaccttcagggtccaagttgaactatgcggttgttccctgcacttggaccggtacttctctctagggttttcgtcatacttgttcctggttatggttatacactttgttgtacgtcgctctggataagagggtctgccaaatgcctgtaatgtaatgtaatgtaatggcactGACTCTGTAACTGACCAATCCAATTTAATGCATTACAGAGTGCATTAAATGCATACAGCTTGCATTAAATATAGACATAGCCATAGCGTATATACTTTGGCATCGGTGACTttggaacagaaacagtgatgATTCCGAGTGACTGCAGAAGTCGATGAGATGCCATCTACTCTCTTTGATGTGTGAGAGTAGCTCTAATCAGATCCGCTCCCTGCCAGGTTTGCAGACTACGGCTGCATGCTGCAGGTCCGAGAAGTGAAGCTCTTCCCTGACGGGCGCTCGGTGGTGGACACCATCGGAGTGTCGCGTTTCAAAGTGCTGAGCCACGGCCAGAGGGACGGGTACCACACGGCCAAGATCGAGTACCTGGAGGACAGCAAGGTGTGCCTGGGgatctgtgtgtgctgctgtgcttgTGTTGGGAGGgtcttcttttttgtgtgtctatctgagatgtgtgtgtgtgtgtgtgtgtgagggagagtatgtgtgtgtgtgagagagggagtgagagagtggttgtgagtgcttgtgtgtgtattgttatGGTTCCCTGACCTTGTGCCCCAGTGGCTGCTTGTGGTGTTgcaacatttgttttgattgctTTGATTGTCTTCCTAATAAGCTGTGTGTTCACAGGTGCAAGGGGAGGAGCTTGCGGAGCTGGTGAAGCTGCATGACTCTGTGTACGAGCAGGCAGCAGCCTGGTTCTCCTCGCTCAAAGACAACCTGAAGAACCAGATCCTCAGCCACTTTGGGAACCTGCCGGCGAAAGACCTCGATCCACAGGTACTGCATCGTTTACCTGAAGCCTGTGTGATATAACTAGTGCACTATCTGCAAGTTTGAACTAAATACCTTTCCCTTGGTCCTGTGTCTGGGCTTAGAGATCATGCAAGGTTTAATAGTGGATTCTTGTGTGATAGCTTTATTTAGTGTTGGTGATGTATTTAGTCACGTGACCTGGATTTCACAGACAGATGGCTAATGCAGCCTGTAGAACTGTAGTTGCATTGTTGCAGCAATATGCATGACCCacagactgtagaaaaaattTGGACAAATTGACTGACATCACAGGAGTGCAGTCTTTGTcctgccatgttgtacaaattggagccagagactgcgcagtagGGGCAAGGTGGGGACCCTTATATGGTCGTGAAGTCTGGGCCAGGACTGGGtccttatatggtcatgaaGTCTGGGGCAGGACTGGGTCGTCCAATAAGTACATGAGACAGTGAAATACAATGACTCACCAAtgatgcaaactgtccctgattcatccacaaaatattaGAATATTGCCCAAAAGACACAATAACTTACAAAgtcaataaatattataattatttttattttgacacaatTGGTATCATTgacttaaattaaaacattaaaacggGTGGCTGAAACGCCTAATACTGGAACCAGCTGCTCTGGCCCTTGTGAACGTCTCTCAGACCAGAAAGTGAGCTTCTGAAGCCAAGCCCGTTTTTGGCCGCTTGGCGTGACCGCACTGCTTGTGCTGCTCTGGGTTTTTTGTGGTGCCGCTCACGGCTGGCTGTGGTGTCTCTCCTCGCAGGGCAGTCCCAGTGGACCGGCCTGGAGCTGGTGGCTCCTGGCTGTCCTCCCCCTGGAGAACCGGGCCCAGCTCACCATCCTGTCCCTGACCTCCCTGAAGGACCGCCTCCTCGCCATCCGCCGGGTCCTCCTCTTTGTCTCTCGCAAGCGAGCGTGGTGATCGTGCGGCCATTgctggcgagagagagagagagagagcggcgtaCGCTCTCGACCAGAGCTCTGGGGGCTAACCGAACGGGCTCCCCGCTTGCAGAAGCTGAAGTCGCGGGCGCCGTCGGTGCGTTTGCTCACGCGTAGCAGCGCTGGCTGCTGGGGACCAGTGAGGACCCTCTGCAGGAGCCCCAGCTGCTGAGAGGCTGCTGGGTTCAGCGCAGCTTCACGCTACAGCCCAGGAAGCAGGGGGAGCTCCCTCAGCCTGCAGACACACTGTGCCTTTTCTCCAGGGGACATTTCAAAACCGACGGGGAGGTCTGGGCCCGGCTCGGCTCTCCCGAGAACATTAAACCCTCTCATGTCTGACAGTGCTTCATGTTCACACTGACCGCTTAGAATGTGCACTTCTTAAAACGCTTCTATGGAGTTCGACACTGAACAAGAGGAAAGAAACCTGTTGGGTCCACCTATACTGCGTTACACACTGAGACTGACAGAATGACAGTGTGTGAGGTCTGTGCCTCAGTGCTTTACACGCTGAGAATGACAGTGTGTGAGATCTGTCCCTCAGTGCATTACACGCTGAGAATTAGAAGAGTGAAAAGCAAGTCTCCCTAAAGGGGTGGTTCACTTTCTGGACAGAAATCATTGGTCAACTGGTGTTCCCTGGCCCCTGATTGGCCCACTTTGCTCTATGGTTCATACCGTGGGGGCACGTGTTTGAATTTTCAAGAGTTacctttaaatgaaatgtagaatAAAATATGGCAACACATTGTCATTTACCCACTGCAGCTATTTGCACAAAGTTACCTCAATTGCAATAAGATGACTGAATTTAATGGCTGTTTATGGAGGAAATCCTAATCACACGACTGTTGGAGTAGCTACACATCCTTGGAGTCCATTTTGAAGACTGCATAATTTGAAACCAAATGGAAGGATTTCCTGGTGCAAAGCGTTTTGATTAGCTTCAGTCCGTGTGTTATTGACAGTTCCTGTTGTATCTCCCACCCTATGAGTGGTTTGCAGAGATGTTTGTCAGATTTGAGGTTTAGCTCCTCCAAACTCATTTCCTGTCCGTTAGAAGGGGCTGGACAGCCTGTGATTTTCTGGGGTTACACTTGCGTGTCAGATGGAATATATGCTGGAATATACTTCATGTGCGCTTAGTTTAAAAACTTTTAGTTTAAGTTGTTCAGTGGCCTTGTGAGCGTGTCCGTCCAGATACCAAAAGGCCCGCAGCCCCACACCTGCATACGCTGCCCCTCAAACTGCGGCTGAGTTTGGTCCGATGCTCTGCTTCCCTTCAGCTGTGTCTGGAGGAACGTGGCTAAACCGTGTCTTAGAGACACCATGGCGTGTTTGTGCTTAGTCACATGGTCTTCCCGACAAAATGCTCTTTATGTGCTTAACTGGGGGAGTAAGATCCCTGTCCTGCTGCCCATACAGACGCTCAGCACCAAAGGGTCATCTGAAACTTGGCCTCATTTAAATGATGGTCCAAGTCATGGATATAATGTGACGTATGAAGCATTAATGTTGAAGTCAAACCAAAGTCCCAAATCATTTATCCTCACTGAAAGGTCATGCTTACACATAGCACTGAAAAGAAATTAATTGAAGTGAATAGCAAATTGAAAATTGgctgttattatttcttttattttctgttggcTGGGGTGTGTATCACTTAGactgaaaaatagttttttaaattttctacAAATCTTAGAGAATTTTGTttatacaaaaatgtttaatgtatgtGGCATATTTCATCAGAGTAGTTATTGACTGTAGTGCATTTGCTTGGTTTATCTTGCTTAAGTGAAGGGATAaagctgttttgtgtgtgcttgtagaTCATTGTACAAACGGAGGCCTTTACATGCGATTTCCCCACTGCGTTACCtgttaaactctttttttttatcattttctaTGTTGGGTCATCAC contains:
- the LOC135240975 gene encoding LON peptidase N-terminal domain and RING finger protein 2-like, with the translated sequence MTETGIQNHTEVFIHETSKREAMGLCPEMLEVAEEACRAGDFDLAAEIYASQLADVPQPDRGLCLRKADALARCGRFAEALDSYYVAAKLKRLWPDELGFLVESIARSLREQELVVGREFIYKKSVKSKSCEETGIKTICKASGGGSTEDVGYALEDDQSLDLFSCRLCKWLLSEPATLHCGHTFCKRCLENDGVNECPVCKFKLRKNNGLLHSTGFRVNVVLCSLLDKWFNSESKARRCWQEGEDLWKKGDLSDALEKYNKAVELVPSDCRLIGRRAELHVTMKNFTQAIQDGDSVCQLQPLWPKGRCVKAAALSAAGLKVEALQEYLLCVALWPEWTSVKQEAQKILSEMFSSAFESDGLIAPLRPHQASSFSLPLKTSSLLGHLHPYKQTLSMGAGSSKEPGLCPCDCLGGCGGLDILKLQSALSILQSPFKDTQTLTSILSGLPAPTSLKRKCPGDSPGFAPPTKVLKTGVPCLPERPAACSGLREVPLQLLDSADMECSLCMRLFYEPVLTPCGHTFCLSCLERCLDHSPACPLCKESLSEYLATRGYKKTVLMEEILQRYLSDELSERKKVHEEELKELANLNQEVPIFVCTTAFPTIPCPLHVFEPRYRLMIRRSMETGTRQFGMCIADELKGFADYGCMLQVREVKLFPDGRSVVDTIGVSRFKVLSHGQRDGYHTAKIEYLEDSKVQGEELAELVKLHDSVYEQAAAWFSSLKDNLKNQILSHFGNLPAKDLDPQGSPSGPAWSWWLLAVLPLENRAQLTILSLTSLKDRLLAIRRVLLFVSRKRAW